CCCACAGTCTGCTGCTgttagagaggaggaggaggaggaggacagggtTGCcagatatgtttttttaaaacacggAATAAGTCTACTTTTGGGGAATTAAATGGTTTATTTTGGTCCACAGCAATTGTAATGATTTTTATACAGACTCACagatgcagacacagacattaTGCATCATTTGGGCAAATATGTGGTTCGATATTCCTTGTGCATTAATATCATGCGTAATCATCATGCTCTGATAAACCCCCGTGGGTTTGACAGcaatgttatattttaaatagatatatagatatactatAAACTGTGTTTACTTGAAATGTGATGTTTCACTTTGTTCATCTCGTGTTTATAGTTCACACAGTATTGtaatagtgtttgtgtgtaaacattgGGGCCGGTTTTTCGTCACGTAGACCTGGCAACCCATGCATCGCACCCGCAGCTGAATTGATCCTTTAGCTCCAGTCTGAAGTCTCCCCGTAAACTCCGCAAACTCCACCGCGTCCAGCGTCTTCTTTCTCCCTGGGGCTCGGACCTCAGTTATCGGATAAGAGTGGGGATTAAAACGAACAAGATGGACGTTTTTTTGTCGCCGCACGGGATCAAATGTGGAGCCACGGAGCCGAATCAGAGCAGGTAAAGGGGGATAAAGTGACCGTGTTTCAGAGCGGGACAATAGGGAGAAAGTTTGAGCTAACCCAGGCTAACTAACGGTAGCTAGTCTCAATGCTAACGAGCTGTATAGACTACTCCTCACACGTTTTAAAGTTAATTTAAGTATTGGAAATGTACTTTACAGAACGCTAAATGTTGTCAAACATTGTGTTTTAGTGTTCAACTTTTCCACATGGTTGTTTCACTCATAGAAACTTAAACCGTGCAAATGCCGTAATTAAACATGTTCACTGAAGAGACTagcatgttttttaaaaacgcGTTTTTAAAAcgacttttttttgttcatttatataatcacatttaaaacaacccACATCTACCCAATGTgctttaaatacaattaaaaacagcaaaaagaaaagtaaacagtaaaCATAAGTAAGTAAGTCAGTATAAAAGtacagcaaatcaatcaaaaatcaAACCAACAATGTGAGTGTACCCTAATTTAAAGAACTATACACTTCCTAAGGGTTAACATATGACTTGTGATCATAGATGTTGCGAAAATAAagctattattttaaaatataaaactctGTAGCTCCAGGCTACACAATTTCATATTATATAACGATGTCAAAATGTCTCATATCCTGTGTTAAACTGAAGGATTGTGGTGGCTTTAATCACAGTTAATAATATCCTGCTGACAAGAATTTATCAGCATAGTTGAAACGACATACTATTATAGATTAGATCATTTGATTTTGAAGCAAAACAAAcccaacaaaaacagtgtttttttaaatcaaattgaaaATAAACTGATTTGTTTGTCGTTTGTTGgacaaaaatacttttatttgttcCATGTATTTTATACAGTACTTGCTGAAGTCAACATGTGTCTCTGCATTTGTGTCTTTCAAGCATATATACATTTCATAACataaatactattttttttcattatttatttagttctattttagtattttttagctaatgtacatactgtatgttgtccCCAGTGTGGTTGGAATATGAAATAAAGCATATAAGGCAGACTACCAACAATTTGTgttgaaatgtgatttaacaAGACAAACCAACcaatttttaaagtttttagatttttcagcttcttaaatgtgagtattgtctgttttctttgctttatacaacacacacacaaaaacccccaatacatgaagacatttgagaacatcattatgtTGAGGCTCtgacattgaaaataaaagttagttGCAGTCCAACTTGTAATCCTTCTCACTATACTTTCACTTTTTTAGCTTCTATTCTGTCATTATTTAACGTTTGTATGGCTGTGGCTGCAATTTATGCCATCTAGATATATTACTGCAGAAATAACCAGCAGATTAAATGCTTTTTTAGGAGCTGAAagtgtgtaaacaaactgaCGTGGCAGGTTAATAGAAGATTTAATGGATTTTGTTTAAACTTGTGCCCTACTTAACTCcaaaagaaaactaaattactttaaacatgttttgGACATCTAAATATATGTTATGATAAatagatttctttaatatgtttaaatgttaacattttggtaccaccagaggaagctagggatgggaatcggtattggTCAGTATCAGTCCACTAATGGTCAAAATCAAAGTCAAAATGTAAGATCTCATACAATCCAATGTAAATTCTGCAGCTCAAGTTATGTAATCTAAATAACTTACTGAAGAAATAACCAGCAGATTAAATGATTTTAGAGGAGCTGAAAGAGTGTAAACAAACTGACATGGTAGGTTAACAGaagatttttttaatcaaggtttgttgtgtttttgttcctcaaCAGTGTCCCACCATTCCTTCACCTGTCCAGTGGCCCAGTCTCTCACCATGAACACCAGTAGAAACTGcacagcggcggcggcagcggggGGGAACAGCGATGGTCTGGCCGTGCTGGAGTCTGTCTCCATCGTGACCATCACGCTCCTCGCCTGCCTGGGGAACCTCCTGATCGTGGCCACCCTCTACCGCAGGCCTTATCTGCTCACGCCCAGCAACAAGTTTGTGTTCAGTCTCACGCTGTCCAACCTTCTGCTGTCCACGCTGGTGCTGCCCTTTGTGGCCGTGAGCTCCGCCAAGAGGGAGTGGGTTTTTGGCGTGGTGTGGTGCAACTTCACCGCCCTGCTCTACCTGCTCATCAGCTCTGCGAGCGTGCTCACACTCGGAGCTATCGCCATCGACAGGTCAGTGTTTAATCTTGATTTACACTCACTGGCACCGTAGTAATCACTGTTTTGCATCATTCAGAAAAGATAACAATATTTAGATCAATATTCAATCAAATATGTTGTGCACATATATTTGTACTAGGgctgtagtgttttttttttcaataattaaactgAAATCAACAAAAGGCTATCATTTTGGTCAAATCATTTCAATGTTTGGGAAACatagatcaacattttctggaccaaacaactcatcgattaatcgagaaaagtatatatatatatatatatatacatatatatgtatgtatatatatatatatatatatgtatgtatatatatatatatatatatgtatgtatatatatatatatatgtataacatatatatatatatatatacatatatatgtatatatgtgtatatatatatgtatgtatatatatatacatacatatatatatatatatatatatgtgtatatatgtatatgtatatgtgtatatatatatatatatatatatatatatatatatatacatatgtatacatttatttttaaatcaacccTTTGCTCTGTGTCTCAGAGTTTTTCTGTGGTTCCTGTTTTCAGGCATCTTTGTAAATAAGATTAGCTAATTTTGTAAGCATTTGTAAGTCGTGGTGTTTTTCCCCAGCTCAAGTGACAAGCATGAGTCAGACTTACACGGTTAAGTTATATAGAAACGTCTACTTACAATTCAATTTTATCCAGTACACGGATAATCAGTTAAGCTCCAGTCATATTATGGAGCTATCAGTGGTGGTTGCTGGCCTTTGAAGCAAGGAAAGCTACTTTATTCAATCACTGTCTCGTTcaccacagtaaaaaaaacaaacaacaaaactattCTGTGCTTTCTCATAGAGATcaattgaagctgagcttccactgGTTTCTATACACCGCGCTGCACCGTGGCTGATTCTGAACTTACTAGTCGTATAGTACATCACGCTTTAGAGCACTTTTTagtgatgaaatgtaaatgcagtGTAACATATTTGACCGTGTAATTTGTGACAAATTAGAGGAGGCAGAGCTCGTCTCTGTTCAACATACCAGTCAAATGAATCATGTATGCGCTTGCATGCGCTTTCTCTGAAGAACGAATTTGAGTTGAGagtttaaacaaaacaacttcaCTTGTCTATATTGTATCTTGTTATTTATGGAGTAGCCtccaaacaaaaatcaaaaacatcccAGTTATGATGGCAACTAttgatcattttcttgattaatcgatttgGTCGATCGCTTGGTCCATTATGTGTCAGaaattgatcagtgtttttagaacctgtaaatcagtgtttctctaTCCCAATCCTCacgcatgttttagatgtttctctgctccaacCCACCcgattcaaatagtcagctctATAAAAGCCTAGTAACaagccatttatttgaatgctgtagatgatgttctcgaatgtcttgtttttctttgttattttgaaCAAAGAagcaagaaaatattcacatttgagaaggtgaaaaatctgaaaacttgttattttattattattattattattattattattattattaataagaatAAAGAAGTGGTtgatgattaatcgattatgtaattgttgcagccctagtccCTGTTTTGGAGATCAATAAAGGATCTATCTATGTATTATTAATCAATATATCGTACGGGATCATACCTAACCTAACAGTGCACAAAGGTCTAATAAAGGTTCAATTTTATTGaaatgatatatttatttatcagtaATTGTTGTTGTCAGGGAGCACAGAGGATTGTAAAATGTAGTTACTAAGCCTCACTGTAAAGTTTCTCTGCTACGTACCCTCACTGTCCTAATGTCCTAATTACCCCGAGCACCTTTGGGAATTATAGTTAACAGTGTGGGTTTTGTTCTCCTACCGAACTCCTCAGTTTCTGGCTTTTCAGAAATCCCCTTACAGTACTGTAGGCAGGAAAAGTACAGCCATGAATTTCTGTATTTCACGTTCAAATCTCTTCACTGTCCATCATtattccttgtttttgttttgcgaCAGGTACTACGCAGTGCTCTACCCGATGATCTACCCCATGAAGATCACAGGAAACCGGGCGGTGGTGGTGATCGCGTACGTGTGGCTTCACTCTCTGGTGGGCTGTCTGCCTCCTCTGTTCGGCTGGTCCTCCTTCGAGTTCGACTGCTTCAAGTGGACCTGTGTGGCGTCCTGGCACAGGGAGCCCAGCTACACGGCCTTCTGGGTCACGTGGTGCATCCTCCCGCCCCTGTTGGTCATGCTGGCCTGTTACGGTGTCATTTTCCGCGTGGCCCGCATGAAAGCCCGCAAAGTCCACTGTGGCACCGTCGTCGTCGCTCACGAAGACTCCAACGGAGCTCAGAAAAACGGACGCAAGAACTCGAGCACGTCCACGTCGTCTAACGGAAGCCGGCGGAGTCTCGTGTACGCGGGCAGCCAGTGCAAGGCCTTCGTCACCATCTTGGTGGTGATCGGCACCTTCCTGGTGACGTGGGGGCCGTACGTTTGCGTGGTGTGCAGCGAGGCTCTGTGGGGACAGGGCAGCGTCTCTCAGGGGCTGGAGACTCTGGTGGCGTGGCTGTCCTTCTGCAGCGCCGCGTGCCACCCGCTCATCTACGGCCTGTGGAACAAGACGGTGAGGAAGGAGCTGCTGGGGATGTGCTTTGGCGACCGCTACTACAGAGAGTCGTTTGCGACGCGGCACAGGACGTCCCGGCTCTTCAGCATCTCCAACAGAATCACAGGTGGGAGTGTTATTATTTAGAATTCTTTTAGTAGTGGTGGCATAACTGTGTGTGCTTTGACTTCTTAAAGCGCCACATGATGTTGTATTCTGATTTGACAAAAGGTCCAAAAAAGCAGAAGAATTTACCTTAGAAGCAAAAGTATCTATGATTAATCAGTGAAGTGACGAATAACTGAAACTCAAATAAAGATCAGCAAACAAGAACATTAGTATTTAACAGTAATATTAATACGTGGGCGGACtgatatgattattttttttctattattgaTGCCAAAAATTGAGGCAGCAGGTGACTGAGGTATGATGttgttctgcttttctttttttctgatgtaTAATATTACTGATATATATCTGCATTTAACAGTTAATTTATAACAAATGATACACACAATTGTGCAACATTAATAACCATTTATAGAGTCGCACATGTGCTCTGTTTCTCCAATCTGCCTTTTTTGTCTGCACTGCAGCGCTCtcgtatatatgtgtgtgtgtgtgtatatatatatatatatacgtgtatatatgtgtatatatatacatatatatatatgtgtgtatgtatatatatatatatatatacacgtgtgtatatatatatacatatatatgtatatatatatacatatatatgtatatatatacacacatatatatattcatatatgtgtgtatatatatatatgtgtgtgtatatgtgtatatatatatatacatatatgtgtatatgtatgtatgtatatatatatatataattatttaaaataaaaaatcaatatgaACTAAATATCAATATACATGGTTCAGCGGCTCATCAAACAGCTTAACTGTCAAATAAACCTTTGTATATTAAAAAGCGTTAAAGCAGCGTtaatcaagtttctgagaacaaaaatgtgaaaacctAAGTTAAAACTAAGATTTATTAAGTAATAAAtggccaattattattattaaattgttaCTGCAACCATAACACCTGCACTTTTGTATTTCAAAGTTTTATTAACtatgacgtgtgctgctgctgcttcttgaccaggtcacccttgtgaaagaggtcttgatctcaatgtttgtttttttacctggttaaatatagttaaatttaaataaataaataaataaataaataataataattagaaataTTAAACAGGTAGGATAATAAATCACTTATAAATAACAGTATAAGTAATCGtaagtctttattttttgttgagtttgtgcGATTGTTGTTTGACCTGGATGTTCTTGTGTTGCTGCAGACTTGGGCATGTCCCCTCACCTGACTGCCATGCTGGCAGGAGGAGGACATCTGTTGGCTCCTGGGAGCAGCACAGGAGACACTGGCTTCAGTTTCACCCAGGACTCGTGTAAGTGTtgctgtttgtctgttgttaTTTAAACCGAGACAGTGAAGAGGAGACGGGAAACCGAGTGTGACAGACGTGAACCTCAGACTCGATCCTGGTCCTCAGTGGctccccgaggaccaggattgagagtCACTGGTC
This sequence is a window from Solea senegalensis isolate Sse05_10M unplaced genomic scaffold, IFAPA_SoseM_1 scf7180000013074, whole genome shotgun sequence. Protein-coding genes within it:
- the LOC122760147 gene encoding G-protein coupled receptor 161-like, coding for MNTSRNCTAAAAAGGNSDGLAVLESVSIVTITLLACLGNLLIVATLYRRPYLLTPSNKFVFSLTLSNLLLSTLVLPFVAVSSAKREWVFGVVWCNFTALLYLLISSASVLTLGAIAIDRYYAVLYPMIYPMKITGNRAVVVIAYVWLHSLVGCLPPLFGWSSFEFDCFKWTCVASWHREPSYTAFWVTWCILPPLLVMLACYGVIFRVARMKARKVHCGTVVVAHEDSNGAQKNGRKNSSTSTSSNGSRRSLVYAGSQCKAFVTILVVIGTFLVTWGPYVCVVCSEALWGQGSVSQGLETLVAWLSFCSAACHPLIYGLWNKTVRKELLGMCFGDRYYRESFATRHRTSRLFSISNRITDLGMSPHLTAMLAGGGHLLAPGSSTGDTGFSFTQDSCTDVMLLDNFSTDGSSHAQQHGNPSTKRRSSVTFEDQVEHSKAENTSSVQVHAEVHKSLDIFAAGLAKAIEKDAKLSLFGEDVALPGTLFLTRASTRPRYLDGQRLRLESIDEGIVKDDREEEEREAEEKPA